Proteins from a genomic interval of Zingiber officinale cultivar Zhangliang chromosome 1B, Zo_v1.1, whole genome shotgun sequence:
- the LOC121967509 gene encoding two-component response regulator ORR24-like produces the protein MIAEETKGIRDQFPVGMRVLAVDDDPICLKLLEVLLVRCQYKVTTTDKAIMALNMLRENRNTFDLVISDVHMPDMDGFKLLEHVGLEMDLPVIMLSANGETQTVMKGISHGACDYLLKPVRIEELRNIWQHVIRRRKFEKRYSNDPENGDDDLRTLGNSEDGHGADDLNGKITKKRKDQSETDENDSEDNTENDDPSNQKKPRVVWTIELHRKFVAAVNQLGIDKAVPKKILDLMNVEKLTRENVASHLQKYRLYLKRLSAVAGQQACMVAAVGSRSSSYLNMASLNGFRNYYAIGGSSQLPTIGSLQPTGVLGRMNSSSTLGMQGLLPSRTVQLGGMHKSTNNSCSTELGNIQGITSPGNHQLSLLHGVPMSLEVEQFPQLKLEQERRNQLPAGFSGVGLLVGPKSNSFPSSTSNSLLVQANKQHNQSGGIHNYPLARMPSSSSEIFDFDLQDVSLFTSNSRSRDGSWQGAAASIDQPINALPILAPFRNNVFSSGSIGANVSSIASHPVTKTFDECSNTMAAPLHNAITNNNINNHVPSLNESTIAMPPVHNDSRLSNFSLDNSTPRWDYCFNPNAISSTYSSSLYPKHQNNNETAQFHTSDIAIDDKKLAVNAEDQVNFGASLIRQDCMIDRSTVNSQLNFKREHELETSSLHGGLNSNGSCLADVVNSMIKSDDDTFGDIDMGCDLYIIGACM, from the exons ATGATTGCGGAGGAGACGAAGGGGATCAGGGATCAGTTTCCTGTGGGCATGCGCGTCCTTGCAGTAGATGACGACCCCATCTGCCTCAAGTTGTTGGAGGTCCTGCTAGTCCGCTGCCAGTATAAGG TTACGACGACTGATAAAGCAATTATGGCACTGAACATGCTGAGAGAGAACAGAAACACATTTGATCTGGTTATCAGTGACGTGCATATGCCGGATATGGATGGATTCAAGCTATTAGAGCATGTGGGCCTCGAGATGGACTTGCCAGTTATCA TGTTATCTGCAAATGGTGAAACCCAAACTGTCATGAAAGGAATCAGTCATGGCGCCTGTGACTATCTGCTAAAGCCGGTGCGGATTGAGGAGCTGAGGAACATATGGCAACATGTCATCAGGAGAAGGAAGTTTGAAAAAAGATACAGTAATGATCCTGAGAATGGGGATGATGACTTGAGGACTCTTGGAAACTCAGAAGATGGTCATGGGGCAGATGATCTCAATGGAAAAATCACCAAGAAGCGGAAGGATCAGAGCGAAACAGATGAAAATGATAGTGAAGACAACACAGAGAATGACGATCCATCTAACCAGAAAAAGCCTAGAGTTGTCTGGACGATTGAGTTGCACAGGAAATTCGTTGCTGCTGTTAATCAACTGGGTATTGACA AGGCTGTTCCAAAGAAAATACTTGACCTTATGAATGTTGAGAAGTTAACAAGGGAGAATGTTGCAAGCCACCTACAG AAGTATAGGTTATATTTGAAGAGGCTTAGTGCAGTGGCTGGCCAACAAGCTTGCATGGTTGCAGCTGTAGGAAGTAGAAGCTCATCATACCTAAATATGGCTTCTCTGAATGGTTTCAGAAATTACTATGCAATTGGGGGATCAAGCCAACTGCCGACCATAGGATCTCTTCAACCGACCGGAGTTCTTGGTAGAATGAACAGTTCATCAACTCTAGGAATGCAGGGGCTGTTGCCTTCCCGCACAGTTCAGCTTGGTGGAATGCACAAAAGCACAAACAATTCTTGTAGTACTGAATTAGGAAATATTCAAGGGATCACATCACCAGGCAACCATCAATTGAGTTTGCTCCATGGGGTGCCTATGAGTTTGGAGGTTGAACAATTTCCGCAACTTAAATTGGAGCAAGAACGGAGAAACCAATTGCCCGCTGGCTTTTCTGGTGTTGGACTTTTGGTTGGTCCTAAAAGCAATTCTTTTCCTAGTAGCACTTCGAATTCTCTTTTAGTTCAGGCGAATAAGCAGCACAATCAATCAGGAGGAATACACAATTATCCATTGGCCAGAATGCCTTCCTCAAGTTCAGAGATTTTTGATTTTGACCTTCAAGATGTTTCTCTGTTTACTTCTAATAGTAGATCTCGTGATGGCTCATGGCAGGGTGCTGCTGCATCAATTGATCAGCCTATTAATGCATTGCCAATACTTGCCCCTTTCAGGAATAATGTCTTCTCTTCTGGGAGCATTGGAGCAAATGTTTCTTCGATAGCATCTCATCCAGTGACCAAAACTTTTGATGAATGTTCAAACACAATGGCTGCTCCTCTGCATAATGCGATCACAAACAATAATATCAACAACCATGTTCCATCGCTCAACGAGAGCACAATTGCTATGCCTCCAGTGCACAATGATTCCAGATTGTCCAATTTTAGCTTGGACAACTCTACACCAAGATGGGATTATTGTTTTAATCCTAATGCAATCTCAAGTACTTACTCAAGTTCTTTGTATCCCAAACATCAGAACAACAATGAAACTGCTCAGTTTCACACATCGGACATTGCAATTGATGATAAAAAGTTGGCTGTCAATGCAGAAGACCAAGTGAACTTTGGGGCATCACTCATCAGACAAGATTGCATGATCGACAGGTCAACTGTTAATAGTCAGCTTAATTTCAAACGTGAACATGAATTGGAGACCTCAAGTTTGCATGGTGGCCTAAACTCAAACGGTTCCTGTCTGGCTGATGTTGTGAATTCCATGATCAAATCA GATGATGATACGTTTGGGGATATCGACATGGGATGCGATCTCTACATAATCGGTGCTTGCATGTGA